One part of the Dyadobacter sp. 676 genome encodes these proteins:
- a CDS encoding BatA domain-containing protein, whose amino-acid sequence MSFLFPSFLWGLLAISVPIAVHIFNFRRTKRVYFTNVAFLKAVETQTKSIRQIKHWLVMAARILAIACLAFAFSQPFIPAESNVAVDRRGITSLYLDNSLSMESELNNKRYLDIATGRLGDLLGLFKNATSLQLVTNDFSAQEQGLYPAEKLRDRLTTIGLSGTPRTLEQVYKRQENLIARHSQSGKNQLFWFSDFQKSTAGDLSAIQPDSTNQIFLVPVQAEAEKNVFVDSAWLNTPFIRELPEQYPLCKSQQLRQP is encoded by the coding sequence ATGAGTTTTCTTTTTCCGTCCTTCCTGTGGGGTTTGCTGGCAATATCGGTTCCTATTGCCGTACACATTTTCAATTTCAGGCGGACGAAAAGGGTCTACTTTACCAATGTCGCCTTCTTGAAGGCCGTCGAAACGCAAACGAAATCCATCCGGCAAATCAAGCATTGGCTCGTGATGGCCGCCAGGATCCTCGCGATTGCCTGCCTGGCATTCGCCTTCTCGCAACCGTTCATTCCCGCAGAAAGCAACGTAGCCGTCGACAGGCGGGGCATTACCAGCCTTTATCTCGACAATTCGCTGAGCATGGAGAGCGAGCTGAATAATAAACGTTACCTCGATATCGCCACGGGCCGGCTCGGCGATTTGCTAGGGCTGTTCAAAAATGCGACGTCGCTTCAACTCGTCACCAACGATTTTTCCGCTCAGGAACAGGGCCTCTACCCCGCCGAAAAGCTCCGTGACCGGCTGACCACCATCGGGCTCTCCGGCACGCCCCGCACACTCGAACAGGTTTATAAACGCCAGGAGAACCTCATAGCCCGGCATTCGCAATCGGGGAAAAATCAACTTTTCTGGTTTTCCGACTTCCAGAAAAGCACCGCCGGCGACCTTTCCGCGATTCAACCCGATTCCACCAACCAGATCTTTCTGGTACCGGTGCAGGCCGAAGCCGAGAAGAATGTATTTGTGGATTCCGCCTGGCTTAATACGCCATTTATCCGCGAGCTTCCAGAACAATATCCTCTTTGTAAAAGTCAGCAACTCCGGCAACCGTGA